The proteins below are encoded in one region of Vespa velutina chromosome 11, iVesVel2.1, whole genome shotgun sequence:
- the LOC124953054 gene encoding ESF1 homolog has product MDESITDKRFAHITRDPKFRRIPKIERKIKIDKRFQSMFKDKKFAIKYTIDKRGKPINQTSMENLRKYYELTSSEDESIPETNSKIKKARKKRILKHNNKEVKDEIIDNVIQKKENDSDECISDQDNFLGIKPKGDTSIDTDTDSSLDAIDLDSDLKENEKQLHVKNKDENIKLTDQIKERLQDLSVNYARGEGVLLTDSSSDEESSEYSDENEDIEHGWGELDKDAERTEQSTHRLAICNMDWDRIRAVDLMVLFNSFLPSGGLIHCITIYPSEFGLQRMKEEEIKGPVELVNNKTEEVHSKSDNEEGSDYHMEKLRRYQLNRLKYYYAVLECDSVETANKIYTECDGIEYESTATKLDLRFIPNDMTFDQEPREVCTELPELSKYQPRQFTTTALQQVKVELTWDETNLEREEIANKLNSGKINELNENDLQAYLANATSDDDTDNESGQNNAHKTENQDDPNKPNDPIEKYKTLLKQLDKDEEAKKKKDVELEFTWGIGTKNKTEKLVKEKLNKKEDLTPFEEYLAKRKAKQKARKEELKKFKELRDDDILNSEDSDVDSSKDNKLRNDQLRYKKQKIAEENSDMDSSITDGETKRADELELLLMDETERENKKHFNMKKIEANADLSKSKRKRLKKKQNLQEIEKDDFEVNVKDTRFAALYTSHYFNIDPADPHYRKTKGTEALIQEKLKRRAEDTPVNETEDNGKKLSKISKKLDVELQALVKSVKRNTKTISQPIK; this is encoded by the exons ATGGATGAATCAATTACTGATAAACGCTTTGCACATATTACAAGGGATCCCAAATTTAGACGGATTCCAAAAATTGAgcgtaaaattaaaatagataaaagatttcaaagtatgtttaaagataaaaagtttgcaataaaatatacaattgatAAACGTGGAAAACCTATTAACCAAACTTCTATGGAAAATCTTAGGAAGTATTATGAACTAACCAGTAGTGAAGATGAATCTATACCTGAGACTAattccaaaataaaaaaggctagaaagaaaagaatattgaagcataacaataaagaagtaaaagatgaaatcattgataatgtgattcaaaagaaagaaaatgattcagATGAATGTATTTCTGATCAGGATAACTTTCTTGGTATAAAACCAAAGGGAGATACAAGTATAGATACAGATACTGATAGCTCATTAGATGCAATTGATTTAGATtcagatttaaaagaaaatgagaaacaattacatgtaaaaaataaagatgaaaatattaaactaacagatcaaataaaagagagattacAAGATCTTTCTGTTAATTATGCCAGGGGTGAAGGAGTTTTATTAACTGATAGTTCTTCTGATGAAGAAAGTTCTGAGTACAGTG atgaaaatgaagatataGAACATGGTTGGGGTGAATTAGATAAAGATGCAGAAAGGACAGAACAAAGTACTCATCGATTAGCTATATGTAATATGGATTGGGATAGAATACGTGCTGTAGATCTAATGGTcctatttaattcatttttacccAGTGGTGGTCTTATCCATTGTATTacg ATTTACCCATCAGAATTTGGTCTACAACgcatgaaagaagaagaaataaaaggaccAGTAGAACtggttaataataaaacagaaGAAGTTCATAGTAAAAGTGAT AATGAAGAGGGCTCAGATTATCATATGGAGAAATTAAGAAGATatcaattaaatcgattaaagtattattatgCAGTGTTGGAATGTGATTCTGTAGAAACtgcaaacaaaatttatactgAATGTGATGGTATTGAATATGAATCCACAGCAACAAAATTAGATTTAAGATTTATACCAAATGATATGACATTCGATCAA gAACCTCGAGAAGTATGTACTGAATTACCAGAACTTTCAAAATATCAACCACGTCAATTTACAACTACTGCATTGCAACAAGTGAAGGTAGAATTAACTTGGGATGAAACAAAtctagaaagagaagaaatagcaAATAAGCTTAATTctggaaaaattaatgaattaaatgaaaatgatttacaAGCCTATTTAGCAAATGCAACTAGTGATGATGATACAG ATAACGAAAGTGGACAAAATAATGCACATAAAACAGAAAATCAAGATGATCCAAATAAACCTAATGATcccattgaaaaatataagaccTTGTTGAAACAATTAGACAAAGAcgaagaagcaaagaaaaaaaaggatgttgAATTAGAATTCACATGGGGCAtaggaacaaaaaataaaacagaaaagttggttaaagaaaaattaaataagaaagaagatctGACTCCATTCGAAGAATATTTAGCAAAGCGAAAGGCCAAACAGAAAGCAAGGAaggaagaattaaagaaatttaaggAATTACGCGACGATGATATATTGAATTCGGAAGATTCTGATGTTGATTCTTCTAAGGATAATAAACTAAGAAATGACCAATTAcgttataaaaaacaaaaaatagctGAAGAAAATAGTGACATGGATTCTTCTATAACAGATGGAGAAACGAAACGTGCAGATGAATTAGAATTACTTTTAATGGATGAaactgagagagaaaataagaaacattttaacatgaaaaaaattgaagctAATGCAGATTTATCAAAATCCAAACGTaaaagattgaagaaaaaacaaaatctacAAGAGATTGAGAAGGATGATTTTGAAGTGAATGTAAAGGATACCAGATTTGCTGCACTTTATACATCGCATTATTTCAATATCGATCCTGCAGATCCTCATTACAGAAAAACTAAAGGCACTGAAGCATtaattcaagaaaaattaaaaagaagagccGAAGATACTCCAGTCAAT gaAACGGAAGATAACGGAAAGAAACTATCCAAAATTAGTAAAAAGTTGGATGTAGAATTACAAGCATTAGTTAAatctgtaaaaagaaataccaaAACTATATCTCAACCAATAAAATGA